In the genome of Leptospira licerasiae serovar Varillal str. VAR 010, one region contains:
- a CDS encoding sterol desaturase family protein, with translation MSFHKQLSQYMMDLVPQIPIIFLIDFLRYLIFAGIAFLVFYIWKHPFRYRKIQEKNAKPSQFRKEFLYSVSSVIVYTSVTLIVFLFRKYGYFKFYERIEDHGWGYLILSTILILGIQDFYFYWTHRLMHTRLFYKAVHKVHHDSVTPSPWTAYSFSPWEALIHSLIMPIIALLFPIHPLALMIFMTFQIVRNVLGHSGYEIFPSWMGTNKVLKLVNSNTNHDMHHQSFRYNYGLYTTIWDYLFGTVHPEYEKTFAEITSKKPEQRKLQESIS, from the coding sequence ATGAGCTTTCACAAACAATTATCCCAATACATGATGGATTTGGTTCCCCAAATCCCAATCATATTCCTAATAGATTTCCTACGATATTTAATATTCGCAGGTATTGCCTTCTTAGTCTTCTACATTTGGAAACATCCGTTTCGATATAGAAAGATCCAAGAGAAGAATGCTAAACCTTCTCAATTCAGGAAGGAATTTCTATATTCTGTTTCTTCCGTAATCGTTTACACTTCGGTAACTCTGATAGTATTCTTATTCAGAAAATACGGTTACTTTAAGTTTTACGAACGTATAGAGGATCATGGTTGGGGATATCTGATCTTGAGCACGATACTGATCTTAGGCATCCAGGATTTTTATTTCTATTGGACACATAGATTAATGCATACTCGACTGTTCTACAAAGCTGTACATAAGGTGCATCACGATTCGGTTACACCTTCTCCTTGGACCGCCTACTCTTTCAGTCCTTGGGAAGCATTGATCCATTCTCTGATTATGCCGATCATTGCCTTATTATTCCCGATTCATCCCCTTGCCTTGATGATCTTCATGACTTTTCAGATCGTACGGAATGTTTTAGGTCATAGCGGATATGAAATTTTTCCATCTTGGATGGGTACAAATAAGGTCTTGAAATTAGTGAATTCAAATACCAACCACGATATGCACCACCAAAGTTTTCGTTACAACTATGGCCTTTACACAACTATTTGGGATTACCTATTCGGCACAGTCCATCCTGAGTACGAAAAAACTTTTGCGGAAATAACTTCCAAAAAACCGGAACAAAGAAAATTACAAGAAAGTATTTCCTAA
- a CDS encoding AraC family transcriptional regulator, giving the protein MFETSSLVQYLKAATIAQLGFLILNFLIRVKFSVQSLLGSLFNSSLIAYFICPWLDHSTHIFILILVHTGCFSVSVLFYLFVSSLFEDEFRLKIRHAVLFLSLNIFCFYVFVASDIRNQVSIFSKVLFSLPQVFYLGLILFTLGKVLKDKNVDLMESRREFRVVFSWVTGLYSISVVLMEVITKDAGYSVQLDLINSSFIFVLVFFISFRIFQFRDNIFPDGEIQKEEEAEEPLDEGLLKKLDSLLKDQKVFLQENLTILALAKQLNVPEKKVRRLINKGLGYRNFNEFLNHFRIQEAKFILSDPGKNDLQVLRIAMDLGYGSLAPFNRAFKETVGMTPSDFRKQNSSAK; this is encoded by the coding sequence ATGTTCGAAACTTCCAGTCTGGTCCAATATTTAAAAGCAGCCACGATCGCTCAGTTAGGATTTCTAATTCTAAACTTTCTGATCCGAGTAAAATTCAGCGTTCAGAGTTTACTCGGGAGTTTATTCAATTCTTCGCTTATCGCCTATTTTATTTGTCCGTGGTTAGACCATTCCACACATATATTCATCCTAATACTTGTTCATACAGGCTGCTTTTCCGTTTCCGTCCTTTTCTATCTTTTCGTATCCAGCCTATTCGAAGACGAATTTAGACTAAAAATCCGCCATGCAGTATTATTTCTTTCCCTGAATATATTCTGTTTTTATGTTTTTGTGGCTTCGGATATCAGGAATCAAGTCTCCATATTCTCAAAAGTTTTATTCAGTTTGCCTCAGGTGTTCTATCTTGGACTCATCCTATTCACTTTAGGAAAGGTTTTAAAAGATAAGAATGTAGACTTAATGGAATCCAGACGTGAATTCAGGGTCGTCTTTTCCTGGGTGACAGGGCTTTACAGTATCTCTGTGGTATTAATGGAAGTAATTACAAAGGACGCTGGATACTCTGTTCAATTAGATCTGATCAATTCTTCTTTCATATTCGTATTGGTATTTTTCATTTCATTTCGAATTTTCCAATTTAGGGATAATATATTCCCCGACGGAGAAATACAAAAGGAAGAAGAAGCCGAAGAACCTTTAGATGAGGGGCTTCTCAAAAAACTGGACTCCTTATTGAAAGACCAAAAAGTATTTCTACAAGAAAATCTGACGATCCTAGCCTTGGCTAAACAGCTAAACGTTCCTGAGAAAAAGGTGCGCAGACTAATCAATAAAGGACTGGGTTACAGGAATTTTAACGAATTCTTAAATCATTTCAGGATACAAGAAGCAAAATTTATACTCTCTGACCCTGGCAAAAACGATTTGCAGGTACTTAGGATCGCAATGGATTTGGGCTATGGTTCTCTAGCCCCTTTCAACAGAGCATTCAAGGAAACTGTGGGAATGACCCCGAGCGATTTTAGAAAACAAAACAGTTCTGCAAAATAG